One bacterium genomic window carries:
- a CDS encoding GxxExxY protein — protein sequence MSGKYYNQVRSYLRAVDKEIGLLVNFADSRIDVRRVEQEKV from the coding sequence ATAAGTGGGAAGTATTATAATCAGGTTAGATCATACCTTAGAGCAGTGGATAAAGAAATAGGGTTACTGGTAAATTTCGCAGACTCCAGGATTGATGTCCGAAGGGTGGAGCAAGAAAAAGTTTAA